From one Erinaceus europaeus chromosome 4, mEriEur2.1, whole genome shotgun sequence genomic stretch:
- the LOC132538112 gene encoding heat shock factor-binding protein 1-like has translation MAKMDPKKVQDLTSVVQTLLQQMQDKFQTMSDQIIGRIDDMSSRIDDLEKNIADLMTQAGVEELEGENKISATLKS, from the coding sequence ATGGCCAAGATGGACCCCAAGAAAGTGCAGGACCTCACCTCAGTGGTGCAGACTCTGCTGCAACAGATGCAAGATAAATTCCAGACCATGTCCGACCAGATCATAGGGAGAATTGATGACATGAGCAGTCGCATTGATGACCTGGAGAAAAACATCGCAGACCTCATGACACAGGCTGGGGTGGAGGAGCTAGAAGGTGAAAATAAGATATCTGCCACACTAAAGAGTTGA